In Harmonia axyridis chromosome 6, icHarAxyr1.1, whole genome shotgun sequence, a single window of DNA contains:
- the LOC123681875 gene encoding septin-5 isoform X3: MVVGESGLGKSTLINSLFLDDLYKNRIIPDVSERIHRTTCIEKKTMEIEERGVKLRLTVIDTPGFGDAVNCEDSWKVCTNYIDDQFRQYFTDESGLNRRNIQDNRVHCCLYFVPPWGHSVRQMDLELMKRLHRKVNIVLVIAKADTLTTSEVSKLKQNILNDVKDHGIQMYEFPDCDSDEDEDFKQQDRELKASVPFAVVGSNTILEVGGKKVRGRQYPWGVVDVENPKHSDFIKLRTMLISTHMQDLKDVTEDVHYENFRAQCISQISQHARERGKLKRDSVPYESDISDTDKLLLQKDEEIRRMQEMLNKMQEKLKVTAQEKKHESIIDV, translated from the exons CAAGAACCGAATCATCCCAGATGTAAGCGAGAGAATCCACAGGACGACTTGTATAGAGAAGAAGACGATGGAAATCGAGGAGCGCGGAGTAAAGTTGAG GCTCACCGTGATAGATACTCCAGGCTTTGGGGATGCTGTGAATTGCGAGGACAGTTGGAAAGTATGTACGAATTACATAGACGACCAGTTTAGACAATATTTCACCGATGAAAGCGGACTCAATAGAAGAAATATCCAGGACAACAGAGTGCACTGCTGTCTGTATTTCGTTCCACCCTGGGGACATAG TGTCAGGCAAATGGATTTGGAATTGATGAAGCGGTTGCATCGGAAAGTCAATATAGTCCTGGTGATAGCGAAAGCTGACACCCTTACTACATCTGAAGTTTccaaattgaaacagaacaTCCTGAATGATGTTAAAGACCATGGGATACAA ATGTATGAATTTCCCGATTGTGATAGCGATGAAGACGAGGATTTCAAACAGCAAGATAGAGAACTCAAGGCCAGCGTGCCTTTTGCTGTAGTTGGAAGTAACACAATATTAGAAGTCGGAGGAAAAAAAGTTAGAGGAAGGCAATATCCTTGGGGAGTCGTTGATG ttgaaaatccaAAACATAGTGATTTCATCAAATTGAGAACTATGTTGATCTCGACACACATGCAAGATTTGAAGGACGTAACAGAAGATGTTCACTACGAGAATTTTAGAGCTCAATGTATATCGCAAATATCCCAACATGCAAGGGAAAGGGG taaattgaAAAGAGATTCAGTTCCCTATGAGTCAGATATAAGTGACACTGATAAACTGTTATTACAAAAAGATGAAGAG ATTCGACGTATGCAGGAAATGTTGAACAAAATGCAGGAAAAACTGAAAGTTACTGCTCAAGAGAAAAAACATGAAAGTATTATTGATGTCTAA